TAATTGGTTTACCAGTATAAATAGAAGAAAATGAAATGCCTATTATTTTAGATTTTGGGAATTCTTCTTTAATAAATTTATTAAATGCTTTTAATGGAAAATATTTTGTAGCTAAGCCAATTTTTCCAATTTCTTCATTTATAGGTATAAAATATCCAAAAAATCCTTTAATGTATTCTTTAAAAAATATGTGTACATAATCTTTTTGGAATGAATGATTTGCTATCATTGCTTGAATTGCTGGTAACCATTTTTCAATATTTCTTCCAGCTTTATATCCTAATTGCATAGAATTTTTTCCCATAGCATTAATTGCTAATTTAGCACAATATTCTTTTTTATTAGAAGAAAAAATTTTTACATTTTTTTCATTATTTAAAATTTTTAAAACTTTTACGCCTAATTCAATATATGCTTCTTTTTTAATTGCTAAAGAAGCTAAAAATTGATCAAATAATCTTCTATTAACTACTATTGCAACTTTTCTTTTTGGATTTATTTCAATAATATTATTTTTAGGAGATTTAATAATTGCTCCATTAATAAAATTTTGAATGTAAAAATTTTCAATTGGAATATTTATTTTCTTTAATCCGGAAATACTTAATAATCCAGCACATTTTTCTGGTTTTCCAATATGATTATGTTCTTCTAATAATAATACTTTACAATCATTTTTTGAAGAATGAATTGCTGATATTAATCCTGCTGGGCCTGCCCCAATAATAATTATATCCCACTCTTTTAATTGCATATTTCTCATTAAATTAATATATTTCTTATCTAAAAATTTTTAAAATGAGATAGGAATGGAAAAAGCTAGAGCACATGTTTTTATTTCAGGATTAGTTCAAGGAGTATTTTTTAGATGGAATACTAAAAAAATGGCTGATAAATTACAATTGTCTGGATGGGTTAGAAATTTACCAGATGGAAGAGTTGAAGCTATTTTTGAAGGAGATAAAGAATCTATTGAAAAAATGATTGAATGGTGTAAAAAAGGCCCTCCAGAAGCAATTGTAGAAAAAGTTGAAATTATATGGGAAGAATTTAAAGGTGAATTTAAAGGATTTAAAATAGTGTATTAATCTTTTGAATTTAAAAAAGATATATTTAAGTTGTTTTATTTTTTATAAGATTATTTAAAAATGGTGATTCTATGCCTATAGAAAAAGGGAGTTTCATATTACTAGATTACACAGCTCGTATAAAAGAAACTAATGAAATATTTGAAACAACTATTGAAGAAGAAGCAAAAAAAGCTGGTTTATATAATCCATCTATAATTTATGAACCTAGATTAATTATTGTAGGTAATGGTTGGATTTTAAAAAGTGTTGAAGAAAAATTAATAGGATTAGAAGAAGCTTCAGAAATTACTATTGAAATTCCACCTGAAAATGCATTTGGTCCAAGAGATCCAAGTAAAATAAAAGTAATTCCTTTAAGAAGATTCAGATCAAGTGAAGTAACCCCAACTATTGGAGCTAGAGTTTCTATAGATGGAAAAGAAGGTGTTATACGTTCAATAAGTTCTGGAAGAGTACAAGTTGATTTTAATCCCCCTCTTGCAGGTAAATCTTTAATATATGAATGTAAAATTAGAAAAATTATAACAGATCCTATTGAAAAAATTAAATATCTTTTACATGATAGAATGAAAGAAGTTGAAGTTGATAAATTTTTTGTAGAAATATTAGAAAAGGAAGTTAGAATAAAAATCCCTAAGGAATCCTTCTTACTTCCAACATTACAAATTGCTAAAAAACTTGTTTCAAAAATAATCTATAATCATATGCCAGAAATTGAAAAAGTATCTTTTATTGAAGAATATCTTAAGTCTGAAATTGAAACTTAATATTTTTAATTTTATTAAAATTTATAATAAAACTTTTTATTTAAGCTTAAGCTTTTCTTTTTTATTAAATTTTTATAAAGAATAAAAAATTGGAGATATTCAATGAATATTAAACGTATTGATACTTTAATGGAAAATATAAGGAAAACTGGAACAACAACTGTTGGATTATCTATAAAAGATGCTGTTGTATTTGCTACAGATACTCGAGTTACTGCAGGATATTTTGTAGCACACAGAAAAGGGAAAAAATTATTTCCACTATCAGATAATGCAGCTATAACTATTGCAGGAAGAGTTGCTGATGCTCAAGTTTTAATAAATATTCTTAAAGCAAATATAAATTATTACCAAATAACTCATGGAAAGCCAATGGATATTATTTCAATTTCTAGATTAGCAGCAAATCTTTTCTTTAGAGAAAGAGCATTTCCATTACTTGCACAAGTAATAATTGGAGGAGTAGACTCTACAGGTTCTCATCTTTATACTATTGATTTTACAGGTTCTTTAACAGAAGAAAATATAGTATCAACAGGTTCAGGATCTCCAATTGCATATGGAATTATTGAAGCAGAATATAGAAAAGATTTAACTTTAGAAGAAGCTTTAATGCTTTCTGCTAAAGCTGTAGCATCAGCTATAAAAAGAGATATAGGTACTGGAGATAGCATAGATTTGGCATATATTTCTAAAACAAAAGGATATACAGAATTATCTCCTAAAGAAAAAGAAAAATATGTTAAACCATTCATTAGTTAAGTAATTACTATAAAGAATAAAGAATTATATATATGAGATAGTTTAGAAAATGGAAACAATAAGAAATGATATAGTAAAATATTTTACAACAATTGCTCCTAAAGAAATAGCTATAACTAGGATTGAGTATGAAGGAACAAAATTAGCAATATATACAAAAAATCCTAAAATATTTTATGAGCAGGATCAAATTGCAAGAGATTTAGTAAGTCTTATAAAAAAGAGAGTTGTAATAAGGTCGGACCCATCTATTAGATTACCTAAGGAAAAAGTTGAAAGCATAATTAAAGAAAAATTTCCAATGGATAAAATAAAGAACGTTTACCTTGATGAATTATTAGGAGAAATAATTATTGAAGCATATAATCCAGATGAAGTATTAAATAATTATAAAAATGTTTTTGATGATTTAACAAAATTAACTTTATGGAAACCAAGAATAATAAAATCTCCATTAATGCACTCGAAAACTCTTGAACAAGTAAGAGGTTTTATGTATGGATCAATAATTGAAAGGAAAGAAATTTTAAGAAATATTGGTGAAAGAATTTTTAGACCTATTTTATTAAGTATTGGAGATTTAAGTATAACAATATTAGGATCAGGACAGCAAGTTGGTAGATCGGCAATATTGGTTGAAACAAAAGAAAGTAAAGTCTTAATAGATTGTGGAATAGATCCTGGAGCAAATTCTTTAATAAATCAATTTCCAAGGTTTGATGCAATAGCTGAAAAATTATTTCAATTAGATGCAATAATTATTTCTCATGCTCATTTAGACCATTCAGCACTTGTTCCATATTTATTTAAGTATGACCTTAATGTTCCTGTTTTTTGTTCAGAACCTACACTTCCATTAATGGCAATGCTTCAAAGCGATTTTATAAGCGTAGCTGAAAAAGAAGGGGTTCCAACACCTTATACTGAG
The window above is part of the Nitrososphaerota archaeon genome. Proteins encoded here:
- a CDS encoding NAD(P)/FAD-dependent oxidoreductase, which translates into the protein MQLKEWDIIIIGAGPAGLISAIHSSKNDCKVLLLEEHNHIGKPEKCAGLLSISGLKKINIPIENFYIQNFINGAIIKSPKNNIIEINPKRKVAIVVNRRLFDQFLASLAIKKEAYIELGVKVLKILNNEKNVKIFSSNKKEYCAKLAINAMGKNSMQLGYKAGRNIEKWLPAIQAMIANHSFQKDYVHIFFKEYIKGFFGYFIPINEEIGKIGLATKYFPLKAFNKFIKEEFPKSKIIGISFSSIYTGKPIKPAYKNRMLFVGDAAGHVKATTGGGIIFGGLGAIIAGEIASKICKIERENKVFNIYEKLLEKKIYPELETMAFLRNFLNNIPIPFFEKIFKIIKESGLEKDIEKFGDMDFQRMTIINILKRNILKNGVNIFYNFIRTIF
- a CDS encoding acylphosphatase — translated: MEKARAHVFISGLVQGVFFRWNTKKMADKLQLSGWVRNLPDGRVEAIFEGDKESIEKMIEWCKKGPPEAIVEKVEIIWEEFKGEFKGFKIVY
- a CDS encoding FKBP-type peptidyl-prolyl cis-trans isomerase, encoding MPIEKGSFILLDYTARIKETNEIFETTIEEEAKKAGLYNPSIIYEPRLIIVGNGWILKSVEEKLIGLEEASEITIEIPPENAFGPRDPSKIKVIPLRRFRSSEVTPTIGARVSIDGKEGVIRSISSGRVQVDFNPPLAGKSLIYECKIRKIITDPIEKIKYLLHDRMKEVEVDKFFVEILEKEVRIKIPKESFLLPTLQIAKKLVSKIIYNHMPEIEKVSFIEEYLKSEIET
- a CDS encoding proteasome subunit beta, which gives rise to MNIKRIDTLMENIRKTGTTTVGLSIKDAVVFATDTRVTAGYFVAHRKGKKLFPLSDNAAITIAGRVADAQVLINILKANINYYQITHGKPMDIISISRLAANLFFRERAFPLLAQVIIGGVDSTGSHLYTIDFTGSLTEENIVSTGSGSPIAYGIIEAEYRKDLTLEEALMLSAKAVASAIKRDIGTGDSIDLAYISKTKGYTELSPKEKEKYVKPFIS